The Candidatus Binataceae bacterium genome has a window encoding:
- a CDS encoding DUF488 family protein, with the protein MVRIKRAYEPAASRDGVRVLVDRLWPRGVTKEKARISKWMRELGPSDALRQFFGHDPARWEEFRRRYRKELSRPQARRMLDELAAISARGTLTLVYSARDEQHNQAVVIREVLEEMS; encoded by the coding sequence ATGGTCCGGATTAAGCGCGCCTACGAGCCCGCCGCCTCCCGCGACGGCGTGCGAGTGCTGGTCGATCGGCTCTGGCCGCGCGGCGTCACCAAGGAAAAGGCGCGGATCAGCAAGTGGATGCGCGAGTTGGGGCCGAGTGACGCGCTGCGTCAGTTCTTCGGCCACGACCCCGCCCGATGGGAGGAGTTCCGCCGCCGCTACCGCAAGGAGCTGAGCCGCCCGCAGGCGCGCCGGATGCTCGACGAGCTGGCCGCAATCTCGGCGCGCGGCACGCTCACGCTGGTTTACAGCGCGCGCGACGAGCAACACAACCAGGCGGTCGTGATCAGGGAAGTCCTCGAGGAGATGAGCTAG
- a CDS encoding MarR family winged helix-turn-helix transcriptional regulator, whose protein sequence is MKNGAGKMARDCFALRVRMLNRVVSAIYDDALAPLDLKASQLNVLVAASLRPRARPAELCKRLRMDESTLSRNVQRMRRRGWLRLAPDSDRRSHWIAATRQGRMLVVRAFAAWSTAQKEIERRLGRDGQAALRMLAGKLL, encoded by the coding sequence ATGAAGAACGGCGCGGGTAAGATGGCCCGTGATTGCTTCGCTCTGCGGGTCCGGATGCTCAATCGGGTCGTCAGCGCAATTTACGACGACGCGCTGGCCCCGCTCGATCTGAAGGCGAGCCAACTAAACGTTCTGGTTGCGGCGTCGCTGCGCCCACGGGCTCGCCCCGCCGAACTCTGCAAACGGCTCAGGATGGACGAGTCGACGCTGAGCCGAAACGTGCAACGGATGCGGCGGCGCGGGTGGCTGAGGCTCGCCCCGGACAGCGACAGACGGAGCCACTGGATAGCAGCGACCCGCCAGGGCCGTATGCTTGTCGTCCGCGCGTTTGCGGCCTGGAGCACGGCACAGAAGGAGATTGAACGGCGGCTCGGCAGGGACGGCCAGGCCGCCCTTCGCATGCTCGCCGGAAAGCTTCTTTGA
- a CDS encoding polymer-forming cytoskeletal protein, whose amino-acid sequence MAGTEESRIGKGTKLSGKLHFHGTVRIEGEAEGEIVGDEIVIAEGAVVSAKITATRLTIAGTVSGEITVRQRLEALPTARLRCTVNTPSLVLNEGATFDGDCRMPRDRMAA is encoded by the coding sequence ATGGCAGGCACGGAAGAGTCGCGGATCGGCAAAGGCACCAAGCTCTCGGGCAAGCTTCACTTTCACGGCACCGTCCGCATCGAGGGTGAGGCCGAGGGGGAAATCGTCGGCGACGAGATCGTGATCGCCGAGGGGGCGGTGGTTTCAGCCAAGATCACCGCGACGCGTCTGACCATCGCCGGTACCGTCAGCGGCGAGATCACCGTGCGTCAGCGGTTGGAGGCGCTGCCCACCGCGCGGCTGCGATGCACCGTCAACACGCCGAGCCTGGTGCTCAACGAAGGCGCGACCTTCGACGGCGACTGCCGGATGCCGCGCGACCGGATGGCCGCCTAG
- a CDS encoding DUF72 domain-containing protein codes for MAARVRIGASGFSYKEWLGGFYPAKLPGARMLAFYAERLPTVEINYTFRAMPRRAMLERWAEQTPADFRFALKAPQRITHIARLRDAADSLGYFADTVTALGERLGPTLFQLPPDLKRDDGLLRDFLAVVGGRLRPAFEFRNRSWFADSVLEVLADAGAALCIAESDRLKSPIECTAPFVYARLRMESYDDAALKQWAERLGRMRAEVDEIYVYFKHEAAAPALAARLTGMLTDGA; via the coding sequence ATGGCGGCGCGCGTGCGTATCGGAGCCTCAGGCTTCAGTTACAAGGAATGGCTGGGCGGATTTTACCCGGCGAAGCTGCCGGGGGCACGGATGCTCGCCTTCTACGCTGAGCGGCTGCCGACCGTGGAGATAAACTATACGTTCCGTGCAATGCCGCGGCGGGCGATGCTGGAGCGCTGGGCCGAGCAGACGCCGGCTGATTTTCGCTTCGCGCTTAAGGCCCCGCAACGCATCACCCATATCGCCCGCCTGCGCGACGCCGCCGACAGCCTCGGCTATTTCGCCGACACTGTGACGGCGCTGGGCGAGCGCCTCGGCCCCACCCTCTTCCAGTTGCCGCCCGACCTCAAACGCGACGACGGGCTATTACGCGACTTTCTGGCGGTGGTGGGCGGCCGTCTGCGCCCTGCTTTCGAGTTCCGCAATCGCTCATGGTTCGCCGACTCCGTACTTGAGGTCCTCGCCGACGCTGGCGCCGCGCTCTGCATCGCCGAAAGCGACCGCCTCAAGAGCCCGATCGAGTGCACCGCGCCGTTCGTGTACGCGCGGCTGCGTATGGAGAGCTACGATGACGCCGCGCTGAAACAATGGGCGGAACGGCTGGGGCGGATGCGTGCCGAGGTCGACGAAATATACGTGTACTTCAAGCACGAGGCCGCGGCGCCGGCCTTGGCCGCGCGCCTGACCGGCATGCTCACCGATGGCGCTTGA
- a CDS encoding helix-turn-helix domain-containing protein gives MALTGAKVLTVNELSEYLRVHRSTIYRLLKKGQLPGFKIGSDWRFNVEAIDEWRLQQGAAQLEELRASEVGH, from the coding sequence ATGGCTCTGACTGGCGCGAAGGTGCTGACGGTGAACGAGTTGTCGGAGTACCTGCGGGTGCACCGCTCGACCATTTACCGCCTGCTCAAGAAGGGACAGCTGCCGGGCTTCAAAATTGGCAGTGATTGGCGCTTCAACGTTGAAGCGATCGATGAGTGGCGCTTGCAGCAGGGCGCCGCGCAGCTCGAAGAGCTGCGTGCCAGTGAAGTCGGGCACTAG
- a CDS encoding aminotransferase class I/II-fold pyridoxal phosphate-dependent enzyme, whose translation MASEVSHKTRFFTESVIREMTRRALACGAVNLAQGFPDFAAPAELKEAAKRAIDEDYNQYAITHGSPNFRRAIADKVRAYNRIECDPDRNVTVTCGATEAMVASMLAVINPGDEVVIFEPFYENYGPDVILAGATARYVALREPDFAIDRGELEAAFGRRTKAIVINTPHNPSGKVFGRAELELIAELCRRHDALAITDEIYEHIIFDGARHLSIASLPGMGERTITISGLSKTYSITGWRLAYVVAPERLTGAIRKVHDFLTVGAPHPLQEAGAVALRMPEAFYAELRAMYERKRAALLGALRGAGLRCWIPQGAYYIMADVAELGFHDDLEAADFFLDQVGIAAVPGSSFYHRAELGRRMLRFTFSKSDQTLAAAAERLAQLGGKLAARRR comes from the coding sequence ATGGCCAGCGAGGTTTCCCACAAGACGCGATTTTTCACCGAATCGGTCATCCGCGAGATGACTCGCCGCGCGCTGGCGTGCGGGGCGGTCAACCTTGCGCAGGGCTTCCCCGATTTCGCCGCCCCGGCCGAGCTCAAGGAGGCGGCCAAGCGCGCGATCGACGAGGATTACAACCAGTACGCGATCACGCACGGCTCGCCCAACTTCCGGCGCGCGATCGCCGACAAGGTGCGCGCCTACAATCGCATCGAATGCGATCCCGATCGCAACGTCACCGTGACCTGCGGCGCGACCGAGGCAATGGTGGCCTCGATGCTGGCGGTCATCAACCCGGGCGACGAGGTCGTCATCTTCGAGCCGTTCTACGAAAACTACGGCCCCGACGTGATCCTGGCCGGCGCCACTGCGCGTTACGTCGCGCTGCGCGAGCCCGATTTTGCAATCGACCGCGGCGAGCTGGAGGCGGCTTTCGGTCGGCGGACGAAGGCGATTGTGATCAACACGCCGCACAACCCCAGCGGCAAGGTCTTCGGCCGCGCCGAGCTGGAGTTGATCGCAGAGCTTTGCCGCCGCCACGACGCGCTCGCGATAACCGACGAGATTTACGAGCACATCATCTTCGACGGCGCACGCCATCTGTCGATCGCGAGCCTGCCCGGGATGGGCGAACGCACGATCACGATAAGCGGGTTGTCGAAGACCTACTCGATAACCGGATGGCGGCTGGCGTACGTGGTCGCGCCCGAGCGGCTGACCGGCGCAATCCGCAAGGTCCACGACTTCCTCACCGTCGGCGCGCCGCATCCGCTTCAGGAGGCGGGCGCGGTGGCGCTGCGGATGCCCGAGGCGTTCTACGCCGAGCTGCGCGCGATGTACGAGCGCAAGCGCGCGGCGCTGCTCGGTGCGCTGCGTGGTGCCGGGCTGCGCTGCTGGATCCCGCAGGGTGCCTACTACATCATGGCCGACGTCGCTGAACTCGGATTTCACGACGACCTGGAGGCCGCCGACTTCTTCCTGGACCAGGTCGGCATCGCTGCGGTGCCCGGTTCGAGCTTCTACCATCGCGCCGAGCTCGGCAGGCGAATGCTGCGCTTCACTTTCTCCAAGAGCGACCAGACGTTGGCCGCGGCGGCCGAGCGCCTTGCGCAACTGGGTGGGAAGCTCGCCGCTCGCCGCCGCTGA
- a CDS encoding VWA domain-containing protein, producing MFERPELLWLLLAAPLAAIPGVMAMRAGRWAAGGAAAALRLGLIVALVAMLAGLRLPLRMPARRMAVVVAMDASRSLAPDQLQWMRHKVAALRAAMDPRDQLAVIEFGRSTRLVSPLGDPRMATGAVPRADIDPGGTDIAAALTTALGLMPARAEKRILLLSDGNETQGHAAAELPALIEQGVRLYAASPPPSSAGRVALVDFQAPTPVREHASFALRLDVLSEARAPAAAKVRLLSNGRELGHREVVLQPGFNRFTLPYRIDHYGAYLLTAEVEGAPPLTTVNPRAETAVSVIGPPRVLVVSATPPDSLLSALRLRQYDVQEAPPHALPDNPEAYLSYQAVILVDVSAAALPAAVQGALARYVGDYGGGLVVTGDALRDQKFHDGQLEKTLPINFAPQPPPPSREPIAVYLLIDRSNSMSYNSRYPAVRDGERIRYAKEAAIALLNQLDDTDYAGVIAFDSEPYVLAHLGPVGENRNDLIKRIERLEPGGGTDFKESLEIAEREILASGIPVRQVLLLTDGDTNRQYHDHDQLMADYGKQHIPVSTIRIGPDLENLRLLQDFAKVTGGTFYRVEDIRKLPLLLVRLTHQAISDRRRRETHLEYAGESSILAGISPREIPPIGLLATTVPKDGAAVPLRIRHADSSSPLLAAWQYGLGRSAIFAADTDSTASLSWVRWNRYAEFWSQLTSWVMRQGDSGLFSLRIVNAPGGVLRLEAEKADSQPVNNLVCRITGAGGALDVPMTEAGRAIYTGESAPLRRGKYNVTLMTKDGDTERVLVRREVAVPGSASPDEAELRLRPSNVGLLQRLAQATGGAVNATPAEVLRHRGALVTVYRSADPYLLPLVIALILGEVFVRRRFLGD from the coding sequence ATGTTTGAGCGGCCGGAGCTGCTGTGGCTGCTGCTCGCCGCCCCGCTGGCCGCAATTCCGGGCGTGATGGCGATGCGGGCGGGGCGATGGGCCGCGGGCGGCGCGGCGGCCGCGCTGCGCCTGGGCCTGATCGTGGCCCTAGTCGCGATGCTCGCCGGCCTCCGTCTGCCGCTCAGGATGCCCGCGCGGCGGATGGCGGTGGTCGTGGCGATGGACGCCTCGCGCTCGCTTGCCCCCGATCAGCTGCAGTGGATGCGCCACAAGGTGGCGGCGCTGCGCGCCGCGATGGATCCGCGCGACCAGCTCGCCGTGATCGAGTTCGGCCGGAGCACCCGCCTGGTCTCGCCGCTGGGCGATCCGCGGATGGCGACCGGCGCAGTCCCGCGCGCCGACATCGATCCCGGTGGCACCGACATCGCTGCCGCGCTCACCACAGCGCTCGGCCTGATGCCCGCGCGCGCCGAAAAACGCATCTTGCTTTTGAGCGATGGCAATGAGACCCAGGGCCATGCGGCTGCGGAACTGCCCGCGCTAATCGAGCAGGGCGTGCGACTGTACGCGGCCTCGCCGCCGCCGTCGTCCGCAGGACGCGTCGCGCTGGTCGATTTCCAGGCGCCGACCCCGGTGCGCGAGCACGCCAGCTTCGCGCTCAGGCTCGACGTTCTGAGCGAGGCGCGCGCGCCGGCGGCGGCCAAGGTGCGCCTGTTGAGCAACGGCCGCGAGCTCGGCCATCGCGAGGTCGTCCTCCAGCCGGGCTTCAACCGTTTTACCTTGCCCTACCGCATCGACCACTACGGCGCCTACCTGCTGACGGCCGAGGTCGAGGGCGCACCGCCGCTCACCACGGTCAACCCGCGGGCCGAGACCGCGGTCTCGGTGATCGGGCCGCCACGCGTGCTGGTGGTGTCGGCCACGCCGCCGGACAGCCTGCTGAGCGCGCTGCGCTTGCGCCAGTACGACGTCCAGGAGGCACCGCCGCACGCACTGCCCGATAATCCGGAAGCCTACCTATCCTACCAAGCAGTGATCCTGGTGGACGTGAGTGCAGCGGCGCTGCCAGCCGCGGTGCAGGGGGCGCTGGCGCGCTACGTCGGCGACTACGGCGGCGGCCTGGTGGTGACCGGCGATGCGCTGCGCGATCAGAAATTCCACGACGGTCAGCTGGAGAAGACGCTGCCGATTAACTTCGCGCCACAGCCGCCGCCGCCCTCACGCGAGCCAATCGCGGTGTACCTCCTGATCGACCGCTCCAACTCGATGAGCTACAACTCGCGCTACCCCGCGGTGCGCGACGGCGAGCGCATCCGTTACGCCAAGGAGGCGGCGATCGCGCTGCTCAACCAGCTCGACGACACCGACTACGCGGGCGTTATCGCCTTCGACTCCGAGCCCTACGTGCTCGCGCATCTCGGCCCCGTGGGCGAGAACCGCAACGACCTGATCAAACGCATCGAGCGCCTGGAACCCGGCGGCGGCACCGATTTCAAGGAATCGCTCGAGATCGCCGAGCGGGAGATCCTCGCCAGCGGGATTCCGGTTCGCCAGGTCCTGCTGCTGACCGACGGCGACACCAACCGCCAGTACCACGATCACGATCAGCTGATGGCCGATTATGGAAAGCAGCACATTCCGGTCTCGACCATCCGCATCGGCCCCGACCTCGAAAACCTCCGCCTGCTTCAGGATTTCGCCAAGGTGACCGGCGGCACCTTTTACCGCGTCGAGGACATTCGCAAGCTCCCGCTCCTGCTCGTCCGCCTGACCCATCAGGCGATCTCCGACCGCCGCCGGCGCGAAACTCACCTCGAATACGCCGGCGAAAGCTCGATCCTGGCCGGGATCAGCCCGCGCGAGATTCCGCCGATCGGGCTGTTAGCGACCACCGTGCCCAAGGACGGCGCTGCGGTGCCGCTGCGGATCCGCCACGCCGACAGCTCTTCGCCGCTGCTTGCCGCCTGGCAATACGGGCTGGGACGCAGCGCCATCTTCGCCGCCGACACCGACTCGACCGCCTCGCTCAGCTGGGTGCGATGGAACCGCTACGCCGAGTTCTGGTCGCAGCTGACGAGCTGGGTGATGCGCCAGGGCGACTCGGGGCTGTTCAGCCTGCGAATCGTCAATGCGCCCGGCGGCGTCCTGCGCCTGGAGGCTGAGAAGGCCGACAGCCAGCCGGTCAATAACCTGGTCTGCCGTATCACGGGCGCCGGCGGCGCGCTCGACGTGCCGATGACGGAAGCCGGACGCGCGATCTACACCGGCGAATCGGCACCACTGCGCCGCGGCAAGTACAACGTCACCCTGATGACCAAGGACGGCGACACCGAGCGCGTGCTGGTCCGGCGGGAGGTTGCGGTGCCCGGCTCCGCCTCGCCCGACGAGGCCGAGTTGCGGCTGCGGCCGTCCAATGTCGGGCTCCTGCAGCGGCTGGCGCAGGCGACCGGCGGCGCGGTCAATGCCACTCCGGCCGAGGTCCTGCGCCATCGCGGCGCGCTGGTCACCGTTTATCGCAGCGCCGACCCCTACCTGCTGCCGTTGGTGATCGCGCTTATCCTGGGCGAGGTCTTTGTGCGCCGCCGCTTCCTCGGTGACTGA
- a CDS encoding VWA domain-containing protein, with the protein MGLLNPRNLVYLASLAVLVAIYLRARAKPTLEVSSLMLFEELSAPMASSRVLRTDLLFWLEAAALGALAMALAGLYVLRPPPPAHHARRAFVFDLGAGMSARDGRTTRIEEARRAALDLVNSARPGDSFSVIGYALEAAVRQAPSAHQAAVRRTIEALQPMALPARAAALRTALMEARGAAEIDVFADRPATGDALSAAGPGVRVHFHQVGAPQGNLAIIALESGAVGSSQGHLIVRNLSEQARLCELTVDLDSKEVLHITTVLDPRGQSVVPFGPLKHGGVVHAHILTPDPLAADNERWAYASNDKPDKVLVLSPDPDVRDDLARVLLAVNQNLIVTTADPAKFRLAGTPRYRLAVIHDAYDPGIDAAARLVIYPQPWLEHSPPPAGQLPVVGSVAMAEMQERGADQTLGQPLLLSPARILALPSWMSVVARGTDAASSASFALAAFGYDARGATGLLAFNVRDHLLLDPDKLEALVLTIDMVKRLLAPQELQIVSTGDAVSVPASASATIIAPDGSAHTVRADAIGRVHLRPLEAGRYEIVSSAGRSVVYANYFDAAESDISAAASARPARPSAPARPTTKAESAGTMHVAPLAPWLIALALAAMLVESALLARKAMRWRVRNV; encoded by the coding sequence ATGGGTCTGCTCAATCCGCGCAACCTCGTCTATCTTGCAAGCCTCGCGGTACTGGTCGCGATCTACCTGCGCGCGCGGGCCAAGCCGACTCTGGAAGTCTCCAGCCTGATGCTGTTCGAGGAACTGTCGGCGCCGATGGCGAGCTCGCGCGTGTTGCGCACCGATCTTCTGTTCTGGCTCGAGGCCGCGGCGCTGGGCGCGCTCGCGATGGCGTTGGCGGGGCTGTACGTGCTGCGCCCGCCGCCCCCGGCGCATCATGCGCGCCGCGCGTTCGTTTTCGACCTCGGCGCGGGGATGAGTGCGCGCGACGGCCGCACCACACGCATCGAAGAGGCCCGCCGCGCGGCGCTCGACCTTGTCAATTCGGCGCGGCCCGGTGATTCCTTCAGCGTGATCGGCTATGCGCTCGAAGCCGCGGTACGCCAGGCGCCCAGCGCGCATCAGGCCGCCGTCCGCCGCACGATCGAGGCGCTTCAGCCGATGGCGCTGCCCGCGCGCGCGGCCGCGCTGCGGACGGCCCTGATGGAAGCGCGCGGCGCTGCCGAGATCGACGTGTTCGCCGACCGCCCGGCGACCGGCGATGCGTTGAGCGCGGCCGGGCCCGGTGTGCGCGTCCATTTCCACCAGGTCGGTGCGCCGCAGGGCAATCTCGCGATCATCGCGCTCGAATCCGGAGCGGTCGGCTCTTCGCAAGGTCATCTGATCGTGCGCAACCTCTCCGAGCAGGCGCGGCTGTGCGAGCTGACGGTTGATCTCGACAGCAAGGAGGTGCTTCACATCACGACCGTGCTCGACCCGCGCGGCCAGTCGGTGGTGCCGTTCGGGCCGCTCAAACACGGGGGCGTGGTTCACGCCCACATTTTGACCCCCGATCCGTTGGCCGCCGACAACGAGCGCTGGGCCTACGCGTCCAACGACAAGCCCGATAAGGTGCTGGTGCTTTCGCCCGATCCCGACGTGCGCGACGATCTGGCGCGCGTGCTGCTGGCGGTGAACCAGAATCTCATCGTGACGACGGCCGACCCGGCCAAGTTCAGGCTGGCCGGCACGCCGCGCTATCGTCTCGCGGTGATCCACGACGCCTACGACCCCGGCATTGACGCCGCCGCGCGCCTCGTCATCTATCCGCAACCGTGGCTGGAGCATTCCCCGCCGCCAGCCGGACAGCTGCCCGTGGTGGGCAGCGTGGCGATGGCCGAGATGCAGGAGCGTGGCGCTGACCAGACGCTGGGCCAGCCGCTGCTGCTCAGTCCCGCACGTATCCTCGCGCTGCCCTCGTGGATGTCGGTGGTCGCGCGCGGCACCGACGCGGCCAGCAGCGCCTCTTTCGCGCTCGCCGCCTTCGGTTACGACGCGCGCGGCGCCACCGGACTGCTAGCCTTCAACGTGCGCGACCACCTGCTGCTCGATCCCGACAAACTCGAAGCGCTGGTTCTGACCATCGACATGGTCAAGCGCCTGCTCGCCCCGCAGGAGTTGCAGATTGTTTCGACCGGCGACGCGGTCAGCGTGCCGGCGAGCGCCAGCGCAACAATCATCGCACCCGACGGCTCGGCGCACACGGTCAGGGCCGACGCGATCGGCCGCGTCCATCTGCGCCCGCTCGAAGCCGGACGCTACGAGATCGTCTCAAGCGCCGGACGCAGCGTGGTTTACGCCAACTACTTCGACGCCGCCGAGTCGGACATCTCGGCCGCGGCGTCCGCCAGGCCGGCGCGGCCCTCTGCTCCCGCGCGGCCGACCACGAAAGCGGAAAGCGCAGGCACAATGCATGTCGCGCCGCTTGCGCCGTGGCTGATCGCGCTTGCGCTGGCTGCGATGCTGGTCGAGTCAGCGTTGCTCGCGCGCAAGGCGATGCGCTGGAGGGTACGGAATGTTTGA
- a CDS encoding DUF58 domain-containing protein — protein sequence MLEARAFEPDFLRRLDGLMLGVQRARTVRAGRRTLGRVQGLGIEPENFREYTEGDDLRFLDWNAFARLDELMIRTFRAEREVEVTILVDASASMGVPAGDDKLGLALGLGAALAYVAMASNDAVRLGIFTATRMGGTRLHNSPFHRRRELYPAFRPFVTGVRCGGETRMADAVGRLLLERRGGGVAILISDFLVSAGEYQQALDRLLAARHEVKVVHVLGEREANGDYPPGSYRLRDSESGEICEVAIGPAAAQACRRRAERLSSELAQYCANHGVIYSRAFGAAHFEEIIMREFPRLGVMR from the coding sequence ATGCTCGAGGCGCGCGCATTCGAGCCCGACTTTCTGCGCCGGCTGGACGGCCTGATGCTCGGGGTCCAGCGCGCGCGCACCGTGCGCGCCGGGCGGCGCACGCTCGGCCGTGTGCAGGGGCTCGGCATCGAGCCCGAAAATTTCAGGGAATACACCGAGGGCGACGACCTGCGCTTTCTCGACTGGAACGCTTTCGCGCGTCTCGACGAGCTGATGATCCGCACCTTCCGCGCCGAGCGCGAAGTCGAGGTCACCATCCTGGTCGACGCCAGTGCCTCGATGGGCGTTCCGGCGGGGGACGATAAGCTCGGACTCGCCCTCGGCCTGGGCGCGGCGCTCGCGTACGTCGCGATGGCGAGCAACGACGCCGTGCGCCTAGGCATCTTCACCGCCACCCGGATGGGCGGAACGCGCCTGCACAACTCGCCGTTCCATCGGCGGCGGGAACTTTACCCAGCCTTTCGCCCCTTCGTAACCGGCGTGCGCTGCGGCGGCGAGACGCGAATGGCCGACGCGGTGGGTCGCCTGCTCCTGGAGCGCCGCGGGGGCGGGGTCGCCATCCTGATCTCTGACTTCCTGGTTTCGGCGGGCGAATACCAACAGGCGCTCGATCGCCTGCTCGCCGCGCGTCACGAGGTCAAAGTGGTGCACGTCCTCGGCGAACGCGAGGCCAACGGCGACTATCCGCCTGGCAGCTACCGCCTGCGCGACTCCGAGAGCGGCGAAATCTGCGAGGTGGCGATTGGGCCTGCGGCGGCCCAGGCCTGCCGGCGACGGGCCGAGCGGCTGTCGAGCGAGCTGGCCCAATACTGCGCCAACCACGGCGTCATTTACTCGCGGGCCTTCGGCGCGGCCCACTTCGAAGAGATCATCATGCGCGAGTTCCCGCGCCTGGGCGTGATGAGGTAG
- a CDS encoding AAA family ATPase: MNAVATLEAPSVADFARTFRRIQAEIHKVIIGHEQAVEELLSALFAGGHVLIEGVPGTGKTTLVKTLGLALNLSFNRIQFTVDLMPADITGTRVIVAGEDGRREFAFQPGPVFCHILLGDEINRATPKTQSALLECMAELQVTVAGTSYALKPPYFVMATLNPIEMEGTYPLPEAQLDRFLFKVKLEYPDEGQLVRIVSSTTGPEEAGVEAVFPVSEAAERIEALKHLVREVMVAPAIEHYTARMVRATQPGGSRFVGQQRNGLRVDAVDRYVGFGSSPRGAQALIMGAKVRALLDGRANVAYEDIDQVAHAALQHRITLNYAAHSDGIDASHIVERVIQAVRPTRA; this comes from the coding sequence ATGAATGCAGTCGCCACCCTCGAAGCGCCCAGCGTCGCCGACTTCGCCCGCACCTTCCGCCGCATCCAGGCCGAGATTCACAAAGTCATTATCGGCCACGAACAGGCGGTCGAAGAACTGCTCAGCGCGCTCTTTGCCGGCGGCCACGTTCTGATCGAGGGCGTGCCCGGTACCGGCAAAACCACCCTGGTCAAGACGCTGGGGCTCGCGCTCAACCTGAGCTTCAACCGCATCCAGTTCACCGTTGACCTGATGCCCGCCGATATCACGGGCACCCGCGTGATCGTCGCCGGCGAAGACGGCCGGCGCGAGTTCGCCTTCCAGCCGGGTCCGGTGTTCTGCCATATCCTGCTCGGCGACGAAATCAACCGCGCAACTCCCAAGACCCAGTCGGCGCTGCTCGAGTGCATGGCCGAATTGCAGGTCACGGTCGCCGGCACCAGCTACGCGCTCAAGCCGCCCTACTTCGTGATGGCGACGCTCAACCCGATCGAGATGGAAGGCACCTATCCGCTGCCCGAGGCCCAGCTCGACCGCTTCCTATTCAAGGTCAAGCTGGAGTATCCGGACGAGGGCCAACTGGTGCGGATCGTCTCGAGCACGACCGGCCCTGAGGAGGCCGGGGTGGAAGCGGTTTTTCCGGTCAGCGAGGCGGCCGAGCGGATCGAGGCGCTTAAGCATCTGGTGCGCGAGGTGATGGTGGCGCCGGCGATCGAGCACTACACGGCGCGGATGGTGCGCGCGACGCAGCCCGGCGGTTCGCGCTTCGTCGGCCAGCAGCGCAACGGTTTGCGGGTGGACGCGGTGGACCGCTACGTCGGCTTCGGCTCCAGTCCGCGCGGCGCGCAGGCGTTGATCATGGGCGCCAAGGTGCGCGCGCTGCTCGACGGCCGCGCCAACGTCGCCTACGAGGACATCGACCAGGTCGCACACGCCGCTCTCCAGCATCGCATCACCCTGAACTACGCGGCCCACTCCGACGGCATCGACGCCAGCCACATCGTCGAGCGCGTCATTCAGGCGGTGCGCCCCACCCGCGCCTGA
- a CDS encoding NAD(P)-dependent oxidoreductase — translation MNQEIGFVGLGAMGAPMAANLLTAGYKLRVYNRTAAKTDALVAQGAARVERAGDVAAPGGIAITMVADDAALESVTAGAGGLAERLGRGGIHISMSTVAPATARRLAQHHAVCGGVYVAAPVFGRPDAARAKRLWIATSGPAAYKATVRPLLEAMGQAIFDFGEDPGAANVAKLCGNFLIAANLEAMAEAFAMAEKQGVDRVAVAEMLAKTLFACPIYLGYGKAVAEKRFTPVGFRMPLGLKDVELALRTAAEVTMALPTASLVRDRILTSLAKGREDMDWSALALSVLDDAGLGHQRG, via the coding sequence ATGAACCAGGAAATCGGATTCGTCGGGCTGGGCGCGATGGGTGCGCCGATGGCGGCCAATCTGCTCACTGCGGGATACAAGCTTCGCGTCTATAACCGCACCGCCGCTAAGACCGATGCGCTGGTAGCGCAAGGCGCGGCGCGCGTCGAGAGGGCGGGCGACGTTGCTGCGCCGGGCGGAATTGCGATCACGATGGTCGCCGACGACGCCGCGCTGGAAAGCGTCACCGCTGGCGCGGGCGGGCTTGCCGAGCGGCTGGGACGCGGTGGAATTCATATCTCGATGAGCACGGTCGCGCCGGCGACCGCGCGCCGCCTGGCGCAGCATCACGCCGTCTGCGGCGGCGTCTATGTCGCCGCGCCGGTGTTCGGCCGCCCCGACGCGGCAAGGGCGAAGCGGCTGTGGATCGCGACCTCCGGACCGGCGGCGTACAAGGCGACGGTGCGGCCGCTGCTCGAAGCGATGGGTCAGGCGATCTTCGACTTCGGCGAGGACCCGGGGGCCGCGAACGTCGCCAAGCTATGCGGCAACTTTCTCATCGCGGCAAACCTCGAGGCGATGGCCGAAGCGTTCGCGATGGCCGAGAAGCAGGGCGTCGATCGCGTCGCGGTCGCCGAGATGCTCGCCAAAACTCTCTTCGCCTGCCCGATCTACCTCGGCTACGGCAAGGCGGTGGCGGAGAAGCGCTTTACCCCGGTGGGATTCCGCATGCCGCTCGGGCTGAAGGATGTCGAGTTGGCGCTGCGCACGGCGGCCGAGGTGACGATGGCGTTGCCGACGGCGAGCCTGGTGCGCGATCGGATCCTGACGAGCCTCGCCAAGGGACGTGAGGATATGGATTGGTCGGCGCTCGCGCTGAGCGTGCTCGACGACGCCGGCCTCGGTCATCAGCGCGGCTGA